The Mycetohabitans endofungorum genome contains a region encoding:
- a CDS encoding CBS domain-containing protein, whose amino-acid sequence MRVSDILKVKGNTLYTVTPDTPLHEAIQTMAEHDIGSLVVIEFGDLVGMLTFREIILTLRDHGGSVGAVTIRKVMDDHPLICTPETDVNEVRRMMLERHARYLPVMEKRMLMGVISFYDVAKAVVEEQGFENRMLKAYIRDWPEDEGAREAR is encoded by the coding sequence ATGCGAGTCAGCGACATCCTGAAGGTTAAGGGCAATACGCTCTACACTGTTACGCCCGATACGCCGTTGCACGAAGCGATTCAGACGATGGCTGAGCACGACATCGGCTCGCTAGTCGTCATCGAATTCGGTGATCTGGTTGGCATGCTGACGTTCCGCGAGATCATCCTGACGTTGCGTGACCACGGCGGTTCAGTCGGTGCCGTGACGATTCGCAAGGTAATGGATGATCATCCGCTCATTTGTACGCCGGAGACAGATGTCAACGAGGTGCGGCGCATGATGCTCGAGCGCCACGCGCGTTATTTGCCCGTAATGGAAAAACGCATGCTGATGGGTGTGATCTCGTTCTATGACGTGGCTAAGGCGGTGGTCGAGGAACAGGGGTTCGAGAACCGGATGCTTAAAGCTTATATCCGCGATTGGCCGGAGGATGAAGGGGCGCGCGAAGCGCGCTAA
- a CDS encoding YihY family inner membrane protein, whose amino-acid sequence MTKFDIDLDALKRLARFAATRSAEDRIPQVAGSLTFTTVLSLVPLATVAFALFTAFPIFASFQQSLQGFLADHLMPAQINSQIFKYLNQFAEKAKGLTTVGMISLVVTSVMTMMIVESAFNTIWRVRKSRPLAQRILVYWAVITLGPLLIGVSLSVSSYLFTHSMLANTVANVAGAASAASGAASRVMPTFVEWALTGAVLPLSVLAFTLSYVYLPNCRVAWRDAFVGGLCAAIAFELAKRGFGFYIRRIPTYTAVYGAFATIPIFLLWVYLSWLITLFGAMLTSALPEIRLGHFHRVDYAGSDLLDALELIAWLNDARDAGRAGYTLHELARLQRCGLQTAARLLDKLEAIEWVARIQREHDSDRYVLLVNPRHASLRQLYQLFVIDRNELTYQLNLDTTHVDGPTLLAALDHRGLDVSLAALLAVRRRRGAQAERANSRRASPVAAA is encoded by the coding sequence TTGACGAAGTTCGATATCGATCTGGATGCGCTGAAGCGGCTCGCGCGCTTTGCCGCGACCCGCAGCGCCGAGGACCGTATCCCGCAGGTGGCGGGTAGTCTCACGTTTACGACCGTACTGTCGCTGGTGCCGCTGGCGACGGTGGCCTTTGCGCTGTTCACTGCGTTTCCGATCTTCGCGTCATTCCAACAGTCGCTACAGGGCTTCCTGGCCGACCATCTGATGCCGGCGCAGATTAACAGCCAAATCTTCAAATATTTGAACCAGTTTGCGGAAAAGGCGAAAGGGCTGACGACGGTCGGGATGATTAGCCTCGTGGTCACGTCGGTTATGACGATGATGATCGTCGAATCGGCGTTCAACACGATCTGGCGCGTACGTAAGTCGCGGCCGCTTGCGCAGCGCATCCTAGTGTATTGGGCAGTGATCACGTTGGGGCCTCTGCTGATCGGCGTGAGCCTATCGGTGTCGTCCTACCTGTTCACGCACTCGATGCTTGCCAACACGGTCGCTAACGTGGCCGGCGCAGCCAGCGCGGCATCGGGCGCCGCGTCGCGCGTGATGCCGACGTTCGTCGAATGGGCGTTGACCGGCGCGGTGCTGCCGCTGTCGGTACTGGCGTTCACGCTATCTTACGTCTATTTACCGAACTGCCGCGTGGCGTGGCGCGACGCGTTTGTCGGCGGGCTGTGTGCGGCGATTGCGTTTGAGCTCGCCAAGCGAGGTTTCGGGTTCTATATTCGGCGTATTCCGACCTATACGGCCGTGTATGGCGCATTTGCGACGATCCCGATTTTTCTGCTGTGGGTCTACCTGAGCTGGCTAATCACGCTGTTCGGCGCGATGTTGACGTCCGCGTTGCCAGAGATCCGGCTCGGGCACTTTCATCGCGTCGATTACGCAGGCAGCGACCTGCTCGATGCGCTGGAGCTGATCGCGTGGCTCAACGACGCCCGCGATGCGGGCCGTGCCGGCTACACGCTGCATGAACTCGCGCGGTTGCAGCGTTGCGGGTTGCAGACGGCTGCCCGACTGCTGGACAAGCTCGAGGCGATCGAGTGGGTCGCCCGGATACAGCGCGAGCATGACTCAGACCGCTATGTGCTTCTAGTGAATCCGCGGCACGCGAGCCTGCGCCAACTCTATCAATTGTTCGTCATCGATCGCAACGAGCTCACTTATCAGCTCAATCTCGATACCACGCACGTCGATGGCCCGACGCTGCTCGCTGCGCTCGACCATCGCGGCCTGGATGTGTCGCTCGCCGCGTTGTTGGCCGTGCGCCGTCGTCGCGGCGCCCAAGCCGAGCGGGCCAACAGCAGGCGCGCCTCGCCGGTGGCGGCCGCTTAG
- a CDS encoding FUSC family protein encodes MSSTPSALARLTSSSAWRDTVRDWLRIDGRVWIYLFKTVGAALLALGVAMKLDLPQPRTAMTTVFIVMQPQSGMVLAKSFYRIVGTVVGSVVTIALVSLFAQQRELFLLSVSLWVGICTFGAARNRNFRSYGFVLAGYTAALVGIPAAQHADGAFMAAVTRVTEVTLGILCAGAVSALVLPQHTADALRSTVQARYLAFVEFVSDTLAGRIDRSRAERTNARFAADVVGLEAMRSFAVFEDPRSRMRSGRLSRLNTEFMNASTRFHALHQLMNRIRAGGQVQIVEAIEPYFREVAPLLLKESGEPVRSAEDAQHVATQLQAFKQTLPRRIRDTRAQLEQREGIALLDFDTAAELLYRFVEEMHAYALTYASLSTDLHEREYDAQRYIPRTHTVAAGVAGVRSAIAMLVFAAFWIETAWPSGGMAVLNAAATSALVASMPQPAKGAAQMAMGTMVAVLAGFIAVFGLFPHLDGYVLLCTALAPLLMFGVLMSTRPGWAAFGMGYCVFFCFLAGPDNVVRYDPSSYINDAIALIAAMLVVALISAVLLPPASPWLHKQLQRTLLHQVVDACNARLSRARQYLESGTRDLLHQANAVTADRPDLQMRMLSWTFTVLEVGHAVIELRTELDRLPADPRYSANMPWRQATQHMLNTLAALFSAPSHRRLADAREATAASINAALAMLRSVVRSRDDRHRLQRTLSYLHFIRTALLDAQSPLSELTPGPHGPHRRETTHAA; translated from the coding sequence ATGAGCAGCACCCCATCCGCGCTGGCTCGGTTAACGTCATCGTCCGCATGGCGCGACACGGTGCGCGACTGGTTACGCATCGACGGCCGGGTATGGATTTATCTATTCAAGACCGTTGGCGCCGCGTTGCTTGCGCTGGGCGTGGCCATGAAGCTGGACTTACCGCAACCGCGTACCGCGATGACGACCGTGTTCATTGTCATGCAGCCGCAAAGCGGGATGGTGCTCGCCAAAAGCTTTTACCGGATCGTGGGGACCGTGGTTGGCTCGGTCGTGACGATCGCGCTGGTTTCACTATTTGCGCAACAGCGTGAACTGTTTTTGCTATCCGTATCGCTCTGGGTGGGCATTTGCACCTTTGGCGCGGCACGCAACCGCAACTTCCGCTCGTACGGGTTTGTGCTCGCCGGCTATACCGCCGCGCTGGTGGGCATTCCGGCCGCCCAGCATGCAGACGGCGCGTTCATGGCGGCCGTGACAAGGGTCACGGAGGTTACGCTGGGCATCTTGTGCGCTGGCGCCGTCAGCGCGCTGGTGCTGCCCCAGCACACCGCTGACGCGCTTCGCTCCACGGTCCAGGCGCGATACCTCGCGTTCGTCGAATTTGTATCGGACACGCTGGCGGGCCGGATTGACCGCTCTCGCGCCGAACGCACCAACGCACGTTTTGCCGCCGATGTCGTCGGTTTAGAAGCGATGCGCAGCTTCGCAGTGTTCGAGGATCCGCGCAGCCGAATGCGCAGTGGCCGGCTGTCGAGGCTGAACACCGAGTTCATGAATGCGTCGACACGCTTTCATGCGTTACACCAGTTGATGAACCGGATCCGGGCAGGCGGCCAGGTTCAGATTGTCGAGGCAATCGAACCGTATTTTCGCGAAGTCGCGCCGCTACTGCTGAAGGAAAGCGGCGAACCCGTGCGCAGCGCCGAGGATGCACAGCACGTGGCGACACAGCTGCAGGCGTTCAAGCAGACGTTGCCGCGCCGCATACGGGATACCCGAGCGCAGCTCGAACAGCGTGAAGGCATCGCGCTGCTGGACTTCGACACCGCAGCCGAGTTGCTGTACCGATTCGTCGAAGAGATGCACGCGTACGCGCTCACGTACGCGTCGCTGAGCACGGACCTTCACGAGCGCGAGTACGATGCACAACGCTACATCCCGCGCACCCATACCGTGGCGGCGGGCGTGGCTGGCGTGCGATCGGCCATCGCGATGTTGGTGTTCGCTGCATTCTGGATTGAGACCGCCTGGCCCAGCGGCGGCATGGCGGTGTTGAACGCAGCCGCCACGAGCGCGCTGGTCGCATCAATGCCGCAGCCCGCCAAGGGCGCCGCGCAGATGGCGATGGGTACGATGGTCGCGGTGCTCGCCGGTTTCATCGCGGTGTTCGGCCTCTTCCCGCACCTGGACGGCTACGTGTTGTTGTGCACCGCCCTTGCCCCCTTGCTGATGTTCGGCGTATTGATGTCCACGCGTCCAGGCTGGGCCGCGTTTGGCATGGGCTATTGCGTATTCTTTTGCTTCCTGGCTGGCCCCGACAACGTCGTGCGCTACGACCCTTCTTCGTACATAAACGATGCCATCGCGCTAATTGCCGCGATGCTCGTCGTCGCGCTGATCAGTGCCGTACTATTGCCGCCGGCCAGTCCGTGGCTGCATAAGCAACTGCAGCGGACCCTGCTGCACCAGGTCGTGGACGCATGCAACGCTCGACTGAGCCGGGCCCGCCAATACTTGGAAAGCGGCACGCGTGACTTGCTGCACCAAGCCAACGCAGTCACCGCGGATCGTCCGGACCTGCAAATGCGGATGCTATCGTGGACCTTTACCGTGCTCGAAGTCGGTCATGCCGTAATCGAATTACGCACGGAACTCGACCGACTCCCCGCCGACCCCCGCTATTCGGCCAACATGCCGTGGCGGCAGGCCACGCAGCACATGCTGAACACACTGGCTGCCTTGTTCTCCGCACCCAGCCATCGACGGCTCGCCGACGCACGCGAGGCGACCGCGGCCAGTATTAACGCAGCGCTGGCCATGCTGCGCAGTGTCGTTAGGTCGCGCGATGACCGGCACAGGCTGCAACGTACTTTGAGCTATTTGCATTTCATCCGGACCGCTCTGCTCGATGCTCAATCTCCGCTCAGCGAGCTGACGCCCGGCCCGCATGGCCCTCACCGACGAGAGACTACCCATGCCGCGTGA
- a CDS encoding DUF2069 domain-containing protein: MTRQPGNLALRNAQRLHRLLMIAIATLLALVVLAVSWEIWLAPLHPGGSALALKALPLLLVLPGLLRARLYTMQWSAMLILAYFAEGIVRAISDAGASAPLGWIEAVLALVYFVSVLGYLAPFKRTARHVTAAADSSAEH; encoded by the coding sequence ATGACCCGGCAGCCTGGCAACCTGGCGCTACGGAACGCGCAGCGGTTGCACCGGCTGTTAATGATCGCGATCGCCACGCTGCTCGCACTGGTGGTATTGGCCGTAAGCTGGGAAATCTGGCTCGCGCCGTTGCATCCCGGCGGCTCAGCGCTAGCCCTCAAGGCGCTGCCGCTGCTGCTGGTCTTGCCCGGGCTGCTGCGCGCCAGGCTGTACACGATGCAATGGTCGGCCATGCTGATTCTTGCCTATTTCGCGGAGGGAATCGTGCGCGCAATCAGTGATGCGGGCGCCAGTGCGCCCCTAGGCTGGATCGAGGCCGTGCTCGCCCTTGTCTACTTCGTCAGCGTGCTCGGTTATCTCGCACCATTCAAGCGCACTGCCCGGCACGTCACCGCTGCCGCTGACTCTTCCGCCGAACACTGA
- a CDS encoding DUF1656 domain-containing protein: protein MPRDIALFDAYVPMLLLTTLAGTALTWVLDRVLAYFGVYRLFWHPSLARASLLTGIVCLFGLAVYR, encoded by the coding sequence ATGCCGCGTGACATCGCATTGTTCGACGCCTACGTACCCATGCTCCTGCTCACTACGCTGGCCGGCACCGCGTTGACGTGGGTGCTTGATCGCGTATTGGCCTACTTTGGCGTGTATCGTCTGTTCTGGCACCCGTCGCTCGCCCGCGCGAGCCTGCTCACCGGTATCGTCTGCCTGTTCGGGCTCGCCGTTTATCGTTGA
- the wrbA gene encoding NAD(P)H:quinone oxidoreductase, translating into MKDILVLYYSRNGATRELARAIGRGVDSVPGAQARLRTVPPVSTVCEATRPDIPDDGPPYAELRDLAECAGLALGSPTRFGNMAAALKYFLDGTTPQWLSGALAGKPACVFTSTGSLHGGQETTLLSMMLPLLHHGMLIVGLPYTESALMSTTSGGTPYGASHVAGVSGSNDPAPLSSEEKTLAHALGARLARAALALAGGQ; encoded by the coding sequence ATGAAAGACATACTCGTTCTCTACTACAGCCGCAACGGCGCCACCCGGGAACTCGCGCGGGCCATCGGCCGCGGCGTGGACAGTGTGCCTGGCGCACAGGCACGCCTACGCACCGTGCCACCCGTCTCCACGGTCTGCGAGGCCACCAGGCCGGATATTCCCGACGATGGCCCGCCGTACGCAGAGTTGCGCGACCTAGCCGAGTGCGCCGGGCTCGCACTGGGCTCGCCAACGCGCTTTGGCAATATGGCCGCGGCGCTGAAGTACTTCCTGGACGGCACAACGCCGCAATGGCTTAGCGGCGCGCTGGCAGGCAAACCCGCCTGCGTCTTCACGTCCACCGGCAGCCTGCACGGCGGTCAGGAAACCACACTGCTGTCCATGATGCTGCCCTTGTTACATCACGGGATGCTGATCGTCGGGCTACCCTATACCGAATCCGCGCTGATGAGCACGACAAGCGGCGGCACGCCGTACGGTGCCTCTCACGTCGCCGGGGTGAGCGGCAGCAACGATCCAGCCCCGCTGTCGTCGGAGGAGAAAACGTTGGCGCACGCACTCGGCGCGCGGCTCGCCCGCGCTGCGCTCGCGCTGGCAGGCGGGCAATGA
- a CDS encoding FAD-binding oxidoreductase, producing the protein MPHDTAALPAFLQACQQAIGADQVLDDPDDMSPYMTDWRRRYVGRACAVLRPASTAEVATLVRLATQFGVALVPQGGNTGLAGGATPDASGRQAVLNLRRLDRVRAVDPINDTITAEAGCILAQVQARAADAGRLFPLSLAAEGSCTLGGNLATNAGGTAVLRYGNARELCLGLEVVTAKGEVWNGLRGLRKDNTGYDLRDIFIGAEGTLGIITAAVMKLYPQPTARITALAGVASPHAALQLLALARDTAGALLSGFELMSDFCLRLVTHHFPSQRYPFAAPHAQIVLLELSDGESEAHASQLTERLMERAFERGIVDDALVAQSLAQSNALWALREHIPLAQANEGLNIKHDIAVPSSHIGEFIDTTDAAIAAAVPGARMVTFGHLGDGNLHYNVQAPAGVDPQAFLAEHQARVNRIVYDSVHAHHGTISAEHGVGQLKIDDVARYKSSVELELMRALKATLDPGNVFNPGKVLRCGP; encoded by the coding sequence ATGCCTCACGACACCGCCGCACTGCCCGCCTTCCTGCAAGCTTGCCAGCAAGCCATTGGCGCAGACCAGGTCTTGGATGACCCGGACGACATGTCGCCCTACATGACAGATTGGCGCCGCCGGTACGTCGGCCGCGCCTGCGCGGTGCTGCGTCCGGCAAGCACGGCAGAAGTCGCCACGCTGGTACGATTGGCCACCCAATTCGGTGTTGCGCTGGTGCCGCAAGGCGGCAACACCGGGCTGGCCGGCGGTGCCACGCCGGACGCCAGCGGACGGCAGGCGGTGCTCAACCTGCGCCGACTGGACCGCGTGCGCGCGGTGGACCCGATCAACGACACGATCACCGCAGAAGCCGGGTGCATCCTCGCCCAGGTGCAAGCTCGCGCGGCGGACGCCGGCCGCTTATTCCCGCTCAGCCTGGCGGCCGAAGGCAGCTGCACGTTGGGCGGCAACCTAGCGACGAACGCCGGCGGCACCGCGGTACTGCGCTACGGCAACGCGCGCGAACTGTGCCTGGGCTTGGAAGTCGTGACCGCGAAGGGCGAGGTCTGGAACGGCTTGCGCGGGCTGCGCAAGGACAACACTGGATACGACCTGCGCGATATTTTTATCGGTGCCGAGGGCACGCTGGGCATCATCACGGCAGCCGTGATGAAACTCTATCCGCAACCGACCGCGCGCATCACCGCGCTGGCCGGCGTTGCCTCGCCACACGCCGCGCTACAGCTTTTGGCGCTGGCCCGCGACACCGCCGGCGCGCTGCTGAGCGGCTTCGAGTTGATGTCCGACTTCTGCCTGCGGCTGGTCACCCACCATTTCCCGTCGCAGCGATACCCGTTCGCCGCCCCGCATGCGCAGATTGTGTTGCTCGAATTATCCGACGGCGAAAGCGAGGCGCACGCAAGCCAGCTCACCGAGAGATTGATGGAGCGGGCGTTCGAGCGCGGTATCGTCGACGATGCGCTCGTGGCGCAAAGCCTGGCGCAGTCGAACGCATTGTGGGCACTGCGTGAGCACATCCCGCTCGCGCAAGCCAACGAAGGGCTCAATATCAAGCACGACATCGCGGTGCCAAGCTCGCACATCGGCGAGTTCATCGACACCACCGACGCGGCGATCGCCGCAGCCGTGCCCGGCGCGCGGATGGTCACCTTCGGGCATCTAGGCGACGGCAACCTGCACTACAACGTGCAGGCGCCCGCGGGTGTGGATCCGCAGGCCTTTCTGGCCGAGCACCAGGCGCGCGTGAACCGGATTGTCTACGATAGCGTCCATGCGCACCACGGCACGATCAGCGCCGAACATGGCGTCGGGCAATTGAAGATCGACGACGTGGCACGCTACAAATCTTCTGTGGAACTCGAATTGATGCGTGCGTTAAAGGCGACACTCGATCCCGGCAATGTATTCAATCCCGGAAAAGTGCTGCGCTGCGGTCCATGA
- the aroC gene encoding chorismate synthase, producing MSGNTFGTLFTVTTFGESHGPAIGCVIDGCPPGLALAEADIQMELDRRKPGTSRHVTQRQEDDRVEILSGVFDGVTTGTPIALLIRNTDQRSKDYGNIAETFRPGHADYTYWQKYGVRDYRGGGRASARLTAPNVAAGAVAKKWLRERFGVQVRGYMSALGEIDIPFVDWAHVADNPFFAPNAQIVPQLEAYMDGLRKDGDSIGARISVTASGVPLGWGEPLFDKLDADIAYAMMGINAVKGVEIGAGFDSVRQRGSLHGDELTPAGFAGNNAGGVLGGISTGQDIVVSIAIKPTSSIRTPRRSIDKAGEPVMVETFGRHDPCVGVRATPIAEAMLALVLMDHALRHRAQCADVKTSTPTIAARAPGA from the coding sequence ATGTCGGGCAACACTTTCGGTACGCTTTTCACGGTGACGACTTTCGGGGAGTCGCACGGTCCGGCCATCGGCTGCGTGATCGACGGCTGTCCGCCAGGACTGGCGCTGGCCGAGGCTGATATACAGATGGAGCTCGATCGCCGTAAGCCGGGCACGTCGCGCCACGTGACGCAACGCCAGGAGGACGACCGGGTAGAGATCCTATCAGGCGTGTTCGACGGCGTGACGACCGGCACGCCGATCGCGTTGCTGATCCGCAATACGGACCAGCGCAGCAAGGATTACGGCAACATCGCGGAAACTTTCCGGCCCGGCCATGCGGACTATACATATTGGCAAAAATATGGTGTGCGCGATTACCGTGGAGGCGGACGCGCGTCCGCGCGGCTGACTGCGCCGAATGTCGCGGCAGGGGCGGTGGCGAAGAAATGGCTGCGGGAGCGCTTCGGTGTCCAAGTGCGCGGCTACATGAGCGCGTTAGGCGAAATCGACATCCCGTTTGTCGATTGGGCGCACGTGGCCGACAATCCCTTTTTTGCACCGAATGCGCAAATCGTGCCGCAGCTCGAAGCCTATATGGATGGGTTGCGCAAGGACGGCGACTCGATCGGCGCCCGGATCTCGGTGACTGCCTCCGGCGTGCCGCTCGGATGGGGCGAGCCGTTGTTCGACAAGCTGGATGCGGACATCGCCTATGCAATGATGGGGATCAATGCGGTGAAGGGTGTAGAGATTGGCGCTGGATTTGACAGCGTGCGCCAGCGTGGCTCGCTGCATGGTGACGAGTTGACGCCTGCCGGCTTCGCGGGCAACAATGCCGGCGGCGTGCTCGGCGGCATTTCGACCGGCCAGGACATCGTCGTGTCGATCGCGATCAAGCCGACCTCGAGCATTCGCACGCCGCGTCGCTCGATCGACAAAGCCGGCGAGCCCGTGATGGTCGAGACGTTCGGACGCCATGACCCGTGTGTCGGGGTCCGAGCGACACCGATTGCCGAAGCGATGCTTGCGCTGGTGCTGATGGACCATGCGCTGCGGCACCGCGCACAGTGTGCAGACGTCAAGACGTCGACGCCGACGATCGCCGCGCGCGCCCCGGGCGCGTGA
- a CDS encoding efflux transporter outer membrane subunit, which translates to MRSVRRFTTLTPVIFASYLIIAGCASTHGIAPHAKPVDAGQLDVSQAVRAASVDAQWPNEQWWKMYLDPQLDQWIADALAGSPSLAMTRDRVRQAQAIAGVAQADLSPQLNGNLSITRQHWPDNVYYGPGPLAHADTWNNTIGLSLSYSLDLWGHDEKAAERALDAARMQAVDARAAQLELAVNIVRAYIKLSLAFAQRDIAAQTLAHEQSIVDIARRRLQGGIGTQLELTQAQAPLPQRERQIAAFDEQIALLRNQLAALAGKGPGAGAALQRPTLSLQTPVSLPSNLPAELLGHRPDVVAARWRVAANAAGVDVARTAFYPNVNLLASVGAMFVGGGPLAFLLSQAHAATVGPAISLPIFNGGRLRAQLDAASAGYDLAVDQYNQTLVDALKDIADQIVTLKSLDIQQDAAQRAVAVAQRSYDLASTGFRRGLTDYLSVLSAQTQLLQAQQDAEIIHASKLAARASLTAALGGGRVDPGDGPSDEDPRVPKAVARQASQ; encoded by the coding sequence GTGCGATCCGTCCGACGTTTCACCACGCTGACTCCCGTAATTTTTGCAAGTTACTTGATTATTGCGGGCTGTGCGAGTACCCATGGCATTGCTCCTCATGCCAAGCCGGTTGACGCCGGTCAGCTCGATGTGTCCCAGGCCGTGCGTGCGGCAAGCGTCGATGCACAGTGGCCGAACGAGCAATGGTGGAAAATGTACCTTGATCCGCAGCTCGATCAGTGGATCGCCGACGCGCTGGCCGGCTCGCCCAGCTTGGCGATGACTCGGGATCGCGTACGGCAGGCGCAGGCGATAGCCGGCGTTGCGCAGGCCGATCTCTCGCCTCAACTCAACGGCAATCTGTCGATAACGCGGCAGCACTGGCCCGACAATGTGTATTACGGTCCTGGGCCGCTAGCGCACGCCGATACGTGGAACAACACGATCGGACTGTCGTTGTCGTATAGCCTAGACCTGTGGGGACACGATGAGAAGGCCGCCGAACGCGCACTCGACGCGGCGCGCATGCAGGCGGTCGATGCCCGGGCGGCGCAACTTGAACTCGCGGTCAACATCGTGCGCGCCTACATCAAGCTGTCGCTCGCGTTCGCGCAACGGGACATCGCCGCGCAGACGCTGGCGCACGAGCAGTCGATTGTCGACATTGCGCGACGGCGGCTGCAAGGCGGTATCGGTACCCAATTGGAACTTACGCAGGCACAAGCTCCGCTGCCTCAACGCGAACGCCAGATCGCGGCATTCGACGAACAGATCGCGCTCCTACGCAACCAGCTTGCCGCGCTGGCCGGCAAAGGCCCGGGAGCGGGCGCCGCGCTGCAACGTCCGACGCTCTCGCTCCAGACGCCGGTGAGCCTGCCATCAAACTTGCCTGCCGAGTTGCTCGGTCATCGGCCGGACGTGGTCGCCGCGCGCTGGCGCGTGGCCGCCAACGCCGCGGGTGTCGACGTTGCCAGGACCGCCTTCTATCCGAACGTCAATCTGCTGGCCTCGGTCGGCGCAATGTTCGTCGGCGGCGGGCCGCTGGCCTTTTTGCTGTCCCAAGCGCATGCTGCCACGGTGGGGCCAGCAATATCCCTGCCGATCTTCAACGGCGGGCGGCTGCGCGCCCAGCTGGATGCCGCCAGCGCCGGCTATGACCTGGCCGTCGATCAATACAATCAAACGCTGGTTGACGCATTAAAGGACATCGCGGACCAGATCGTCACGTTGAAATCGCTCGATATCCAGCAGGATGCAGCGCAGCGCGCGGTCGCCGTCGCCCAGCGCAGCTACGATCTGGCCTCCACCGGCTTTCGGCGCGGCTTGACCGACTACCTGTCCGTATTGAGCGCGCAAACCCAATTATTGCAGGCACAACAGGACGCCGAGATCATCCACGCATCGAAGTTGGCGGCGCGCGCGTCGTTGACGGCCGCGCTGGGTGGCGGACGGGTCGATCCGGGCGACGGCCCGTCCGACGAGGATCCACGCGTGCCCAAGGCCGTCGCCCGGCAGGCATCGCAATGA
- a CDS encoding LysR family transcriptional regulator has protein sequence MDTLQNMRVFVRVVEAKSFTAAAQQMNTTTAYASRAISDLEAHLRTRLLNRTTRRIALTEAGERYLQRCEQILAYVDQAEAEAADAHARPSGRLRIHATTSFGQYYVVPVVTRYQERYPSVSVDLTLSQHVPDLLDEGYDVTLQVSANELPDSGLVSQRLGDSYSVLCASPAYLEKRGTPRNVRDLAGHTCLRIVTSIFPGDHWRFDGPDGMETIELPAPTFQVNVSDALAVALREGMGIGALLTPSALPALRNGTLVRVLPDHKMQKMTIYAMYASRQYLDAKIRTWVEFLREHISKALAADEAALQTFGVR, from the coding sequence ATGGATACGCTGCAAAACATGAGGGTGTTTGTCCGCGTTGTGGAGGCGAAGAGCTTCACGGCCGCGGCGCAGCAAATGAATACGACGACGGCGTACGCATCGCGGGCCATATCAGATCTGGAGGCGCATCTGCGCACCCGATTGCTGAACCGTACGACGCGGCGCATCGCGCTCACGGAGGCGGGGGAGCGATACTTGCAACGGTGCGAGCAGATCCTTGCCTACGTTGATCAGGCCGAAGCCGAAGCTGCCGACGCACACGCACGACCCTCGGGCCGGCTCAGAATCCATGCGACCACCAGTTTCGGTCAGTATTATGTGGTGCCTGTTGTCACGCGTTATCAGGAGCGTTATCCGTCTGTGTCGGTCGATCTGACGCTGTCGCAGCACGTGCCGGATCTACTCGATGAAGGCTACGATGTCACGCTGCAGGTCAGCGCAAACGAACTGCCCGATTCCGGATTGGTATCGCAGCGGCTTGGCGACTCGTATAGCGTGCTATGCGCCTCTCCGGCCTATTTGGAAAAGCGTGGCACGCCCCGCAACGTCCGGGATCTAGCCGGCCACACCTGCCTGCGCATCGTGACATCGATTTTTCCCGGTGATCATTGGCGCTTCGACGGGCCGGACGGCATGGAGACGATCGAGTTGCCGGCGCCGACGTTCCAGGTCAATGTGTCGGACGCGCTCGCGGTGGCACTGCGCGAAGGAATGGGCATTGGCGCGCTGCTCACGCCTTCAGCGTTGCCGGCGCTGCGCAATGGCACGCTGGTGCGCGTGTTGCCCGACCACAAGATGCAAAAGATGACGATTTACGCGATGTATGCGTCGCGGCAATATTTGGACGCGAAGATCCGGACCTGGGTCGAATTCCTGCGCGAGCATATTTCGAAGGCACTCGCGGCCGACGAGGCCGCGTTGCAGACCTTCGGGGTGCGCTAG